A single Calidifontibacter indicus DNA region contains:
- a CDS encoding peptidoglycan DD-metalloendopeptidase family protein — protein sequence MLRTSPAPRHLKRRPNPAAGVVTSPRLMAGMGVAVSVPAGASTALAPSADAATVTAAPAAAPSAAPTTTAVRAATTTAPADVVWLTYGSTGDLVKTMQTRIGGLAVDGHFGPATLARVKAFQTSHRLYVDGKVGPATWQALGGFPSTNTQPCQVTTLRYGSSGSLVRTAQQQLGGLAVDGHFGPATLARVKTVQAGKGLPATGVIDSATWRALGGACVGVGGTGGTGGTTTGGTTTGGTTPTQPAVGDPNAPYRMPFAKGSTYRITQGPNGVYSHHTAYNRYGIDFGMPIGTSVVASRSGTVVDTGWTNAGGGNYVLIKDASGLCQVYFHLSGYQVAAGQPVAQGQRIATSGNTGNSSGPHLHFGLLNCNTWLSAALPNSVERGTSYVSGVSVTSTNG from the coding sequence TTGCTCCGCACTTCCCCCGCGCCTCGTCACCTCAAGCGTCGTCCGAACCCGGCCGCCGGTGTCGTCACCTCCCCTCGCCTGATGGCGGGGATGGGTGTCGCCGTCTCCGTGCCGGCCGGTGCCTCCACCGCGTTGGCGCCGTCCGCGGACGCCGCCACGGTGACCGCTGCTCCGGCCGCGGCACCGTCTGCTGCCCCGACCACCACGGCGGTTCGGGCCGCGACCACCACCGCCCCGGCGGACGTGGTCTGGCTGACCTACGGGTCGACCGGTGACCTCGTCAAGACGATGCAGACCCGCATCGGCGGCCTGGCGGTCGACGGTCACTTCGGCCCGGCGACCCTGGCGCGGGTGAAGGCCTTCCAGACCTCCCACCGGTTGTACGTCGACGGCAAGGTGGGTCCGGCGACCTGGCAGGCCCTCGGCGGCTTCCCGTCGACGAACACCCAGCCCTGCCAGGTGACCACGCTGCGTTACGGCAGCAGCGGGTCGCTGGTGCGCACGGCCCAGCAGCAGCTCGGTGGCCTGGCGGTCGACGGTCACTTCGGCCCGGCGACGTTGGCCCGGGTGAAGACCGTCCAGGCCGGCAAGGGTCTGCCCGCGACCGGTGTGATCGACAGCGCCACCTGGCGCGCGCTCGGCGGGGCCTGTGTGGGTGTCGGTGGCACTGGTGGAACTGGTGGCACCACGACCGGTGGCACCACGACTGGTGGTACGACCCCCACCCAACCCGCGGTGGGTGACCCGAACGCGCCGTACCGGATGCCGTTCGCGAAGGGCTCGACCTACCGGATCACTCAGGGACCGAACGGGGTGTACTCGCATCACACCGCGTACAACCGGTACGGCATCGACTTCGGGATGCCGATCGGCACCTCGGTGGTCGCGTCCCGTAGCGGCACTGTCGTCGACACCGGCTGGACCAATGCCGGCGGCGGCAACTACGTGCTGATCAAGGACGCCTCGGGGCTGTGCCAGGTGTACTTCCACCTGTCCGGCTACCAGGTGGCGGCCGGCCAGCCGGTCGCCCAGGGGCAGCGCATCGCCACCTCGGGCAACACCGGCAACTCCAGCGGGCCGCACCTGCACTTCGGTCTGCTCAACTGCAACACCTGGCTGTCCGCGGCCCTGCCGAACTCGGTGGAGCGCGGCACGAGCTACGTCAGCGGCGTCTCGGTGACCAGCACCAACGGCTGA
- a CDS encoding peptidoglycan-binding protein, translating into MRITTPRHQKQRPNLVAKIAPAVTARKAVVFGGAALTLPVTAASTLTAPAGAAVAPVKAATPVQTTSVASTVRTTPAPTVVSLKYGSTGALVKTLQQRLGIAQDGSFGSATLAAVRTFQAQKRLLVDGVVGPATWQALGGFPGTTTGGTTGGTTGGTTDGTTGGTTTDTNVVWLRYGSTGALVKTLQQRLGITQDGSFGPATLAAVRAFQTQKGLPVDGQVGPTTWQALGGYPGTGTTTTEPPTTRPPACEVTTLRYGSNGALVTALQRRLGGNVAADGDFGPATLAAVRALQSSKGLPVTGVVDTATWTAAGGYPCDVTTTPDTPDTPDVPTNGTLGQRIIAQAKQYLGVPYVWGGATPAGGFDCSGLTQYTFAKLGITIPRVASAQQRFFTPVTTPQPGDLVFFGTPAYHMGIWISEGTMLAAPYPGQVVRIQPIYNTPSGYGRYTG; encoded by the coding sequence ATGAGGATCACCACGCCTCGGCACCAGAAGCAGCGCCCCAACCTCGTCGCCAAGATCGCTCCCGCGGTCACGGCACGTAAAGCGGTCGTCTTCGGCGGTGCGGCGCTCACCCTGCCGGTGACCGCGGCCAGCACGCTCACCGCTCCCGCGGGTGCCGCTGTCGCTCCGGTCAAGGCAGCGACGCCCGTGCAGACCACCAGCGTGGCGAGCACCGTCCGCACCACCCCGGCACCGACCGTCGTGAGTTTGAAGTACGGCTCGACGGGTGCGCTGGTGAAGACGCTGCAGCAGCGTCTGGGCATCGCCCAGGACGGCAGCTTCGGCTCGGCGACCCTCGCGGCCGTGCGCACGTTCCAGGCGCAGAAGCGCCTGCTGGTCGACGGAGTCGTCGGCCCCGCGACCTGGCAGGCCCTCGGTGGTTTCCCGGGCACCACGACCGGTGGAACGACCGGCGGCACCACGGGTGGAACGACCGATGGGACGACGGGCGGCACCACGACCGACACCAACGTCGTCTGGCTGCGGTACGGCTCGACCGGTGCGCTGGTCAAGACGCTGCAGCAGCGTCTCGGCATCACCCAGGACGGCAGCTTCGGCCCGGCGACCCTCGCGGCCGTGCGCGCGTTCCAGACCCAGAAGGGCCTGCCCGTCGACGGCCAGGTCGGCCCGACCACCTGGCAGGCGCTCGGCGGCTACCCGGGCACCGGCACCACGACCACCGAGCCGCCGACCACGCGTCCGCCGGCTTGTGAGGTGACCACCCTCCGGTACGGCTCGAACGGCGCGCTGGTCACTGCGCTGCAGCGCCGGTTGGGTGGCAACGTCGCCGCCGACGGAGACTTCGGCCCGGCGACGCTCGCCGCCGTCCGCGCCCTGCAGAGCAGCAAGGGCCTGCCGGTCACCGGTGTCGTCGACACCGCCACCTGGACCGCCGCCGGCGGCTACCCATGCGACGTGACGACGACCCCCGACACGCCTGACACCCCGGACGTGCCGACCAACGGCACCCTCGGCCAGCGGATCATCGCACAAGCGAAGCAGTACCTCGGCGTGCCGTACGTCTGGGGCGGGGCCACCCCGGCCGGCGGGTTCGACTGCTCGGGTCTGACCCAGTACACGTTCGCCAAGCTCGGCATCACCATCCCGCGGGTCGCCAGCGCGCAGCAGCGCTTCTTCACCCCGGTGACCACCCCGCAGCCGGGTGACCTCGTCTTCTTCGGCACCCCGGCCTACCACATGGGCATCTGGATCTCGGAGGGCACGATGCTCGCCGCTCCATACCCCGGCCAGGTCGTCCGCATCCAGCCGATCTACAACACGCCGTCCGGTTACGGCCGGTACACCGGCTGA
- a CDS encoding C40 family peptidase yields the protein MGSYKPRHLKHEPSLVSNVVGRRGLAVAAATATVVPVALAESASAAPAPAAVAAPVKAAPVKTAGWNVAYGSTGYYVELLQYRLQRAGYSIAKDRQFGPKTLATLRSFQWRKGLAVTGWANDATWRALGGVPGMSAASTSRSTVRTASSSSIVRIAQQYHGVPYVWGGTTPRGFDCSGFTQYVYRKAGINIPRTASAQQSAARRVYTPQPGDLVFSGFPAYHVSIYAGNGYEVSARMPGTVIVTKKIYGYKSYGRF from the coding sequence ATGGGTTCCTACAAGCCGCGTCATCTCAAGCACGAGCCCAGCCTCGTCTCCAACGTCGTGGGCCGCCGTGGTCTCGCTGTCGCCGCCGCGACCGCCACTGTTGTCCCGGTCGCTCTGGCCGAATCTGCTTCCGCCGCTCCGGCGCCGGCCGCCGTTGCCGCCCCGGTGAAGGCCGCCCCGGTCAAGACCGCGGGCTGGAACGTCGCCTACGGGTCCACCGGCTACTACGTTGAGCTGCTCCAGTACCGCCTGCAGCGCGCCGGCTACAGCATCGCGAAGGACCGTCAGTTCGGTCCCAAGACGCTGGCCACCCTGCGTTCGTTCCAGTGGCGCAAGGGCCTCGCCGTCACCGGGTGGGCGAACGACGCCACCTGGCGCGCCCTCGGCGGCGTCCCGGGCATGTCGGCCGCGTCGACCTCGCGCAGCACCGTCCGCACCGCGAGCAGCTCGTCGATCGTGCGCATCGCGCAGCAGTACCACGGTGTGCCCTACGTCTGGGGTGGCACCACCCCCCGCGGCTTCGACTGCTCGGGCTTCACCCAGTACGTCTACCGCAAGGCCGGTATCAACATCCCGCGTACCGCCAGCGCCCAGCAGTCCGCTGCTCGCCGCGTGTACACCCCGCAGCCGGGTGACCTGGTCTTCTCCGGCTTCCCGGCCTACCACGTGTCGATCTACGCCGGTAACGGCTACGAGGTCTCGGCTCGCATGCCTGGCACCGTGATCGTCACCAAGAAGATCTACGGCTACAAGAGCTACGGCCGCTTCTGA
- a CDS encoding MATE family efflux transporter: protein MPERGPDTTSDQAPAMPHSDARQILRLAVPAFLTLIAEPLFLLTDSAIVGHLGTTSLAALGVASAVLLTAAGVFVFLAYATTSVVARRTGAGRRAAALEAGVDGLWLSLVLGLPTAGLVAAFAGPLTRLMGATGEVVDPATTYLRIAAAGIPSLLMVSAATGVLRGLQDTRTPLIVATAGFGANALLNYLLVYPAGLGIAGSAIGTVVAQTGTALVLAAFVVRKAREAGARLAFHPGDVLAAARTGGPLLVRTIALRAAFLLTTWVAASLGVVTLAAHQVAMNVFSLLAFALDALAIAAQALIGTGLGAGDSQYARRATGLMTRWGWIGGLVLGIITALTAWILPPLFSQDDAVRSSLTVALLVLAVTQPISGAVFVLDGVLMGAGDNKALAWLSIGTLVAYAPVLLVLRAHGDEFSEHAAIGLLWASLGWFMVARWIALRWRSRGDAWLVTGA, encoded by the coding sequence ATGCCAGAACGCGGACCCGACACCACCTCCGACCAGGCGCCCGCCATGCCACACTCCGACGCGCGGCAGATCCTGCGCCTCGCCGTCCCCGCGTTCCTCACCCTCATCGCCGAGCCGCTCTTCCTGCTCACCGACAGCGCGATCGTCGGCCACCTCGGCACCACCTCACTCGCCGCGCTCGGTGTCGCCTCGGCCGTACTTCTCACTGCGGCAGGCGTGTTCGTGTTCCTTGCCTATGCGACCACGTCGGTCGTCGCCCGCCGGACGGGCGCCGGGCGACGCGCCGCCGCGCTCGAGGCCGGCGTCGACGGACTCTGGCTCTCACTGGTGCTCGGCCTTCCGACGGCCGGCCTCGTCGCCGCGTTCGCCGGCCCGCTCACCCGACTGATGGGCGCCACCGGCGAGGTCGTCGACCCCGCCACCACCTACTTGCGGATCGCGGCGGCCGGCATCCCGTCACTGCTCATGGTGTCGGCCGCGACCGGAGTGCTGCGCGGCCTCCAGGACACCCGCACCCCGCTGATCGTCGCGACCGCGGGCTTCGGCGCGAACGCGCTGCTCAACTACCTGCTGGTTTATCCCGCGGGCCTCGGCATCGCCGGCTCCGCGATCGGAACCGTTGTCGCACAGACGGGTACGGCGCTGGTGCTCGCGGCGTTCGTCGTCCGGAAGGCCCGTGAGGCGGGCGCCCGACTCGCCTTCCACCCCGGCGACGTGCTCGCCGCCGCACGCACCGGCGGCCCGCTGCTGGTGCGTACCATCGCCCTGCGCGCCGCGTTCCTGCTCACGACCTGGGTGGCGGCCTCGCTCGGGGTGGTCACCCTCGCCGCGCACCAGGTGGCGATGAACGTCTTCAGCCTGCTGGCCTTCGCGCTCGACGCCCTCGCGATCGCGGCACAGGCCCTCATCGGCACGGGCCTCGGCGCCGGCGACTCCCAATACGCCCGCCGCGCAACCGGTCTGATGACCCGCTGGGGCTGGATCGGCGGGCTGGTCCTCGGCATCATCACCGCGCTCACCGCCTGGATCCTGCCGCCGCTGTTCTCCCAGGACGACGCGGTGCGCTCGAGCCTCACCGTCGCACTGCTCGTGCTGGCCGTGACCCAACCGATCTCCGGTGCGGTGTTCGTGCTCGACGGCGTGCTCATGGGCGCCGGTGACAACAAGGCCCTCGCCTGGTTGAGCATCGGCACCCTGGTCGCCTATGCACCCGTGTTGCTGGTGCTGCGCGCCCACGGCGACGAGTTCAGCGAGCACGCCGCGATCGGGCTGCTCTGGGCCTCGCTCGGGTGGTTCATGGTGGCCCGCTGGATCGCGCTGCGCTGGCGCTCGCGCGGGGACGCCTGGCTGGTCACCGGCGCCTGA
- the rplI gene encoding 50S ribosomal protein L9, whose protein sequence is MKIILTHEVHGLGSAGDVVDVKDGYARNYLLPRSLATPWTKGGQKQVEAITKAREVRAVKSLDDAKSLKGQLEAGKVNLQARAGQSGRLFGAVTTAEIADAVKAAGVGSIDRRTVQVAQPIRSLGEHEVQVRLHPEVAATLKLNVVAAK, encoded by the coding sequence ATGAAGATCATCCTCACCCACGAGGTGCACGGTCTCGGCTCCGCCGGCGACGTCGTCGACGTCAAGGACGGCTACGCCCGCAACTACCTGCTGCCCCGCAGCCTGGCCACCCCGTGGACCAAGGGCGGACAGAAGCAGGTCGAGGCGATCACCAAGGCCCGCGAGGTGCGCGCGGTGAAGTCCCTCGACGACGCCAAGTCGCTCAAGGGTCAGCTGGAGGCCGGCAAGGTCAACCTGCAGGCGCGCGCCGGCCAGTCCGGTCGCCTGTTCGGTGCCGTCACCACCGCCGAGATCGCCGACGCGGTCAAGGCTGCCGGTGTCGGTTCGATCGACCGCCGCACCGTCCAGGTCGCGCAGCCGATCCGCTCGCTCGGCGAGCACGAGGTCCAGGTCCGCCTCCACCCGGAGGTCGCCGCGACCCTCAAGCTGAACGTCGTCGCCGCCAAGTAA
- the rpsR gene encoding 30S ribosomal protein S18 → MAKPVVRKPKKKANPLKAAKVEKIDYKDVATLRKFISDRGKIRARRVTGVSVQEQRLIANAVKNAREMALLPYSSSAR, encoded by the coding sequence ATGGCCAAGCCCGTTGTGCGTAAGCCCAAGAAGAAGGCCAACCCGCTGAAGGCGGCGAAGGTCGAGAAGATCGACTACAAGGACGTCGCGACGCTGCGCAAGTTCATCAGCGACCGCGGCAAGATCCGCGCCCGCCGCGTGACCGGTGTGTCCGTGCAGGAGCAGCGCCTCATCGCCAACGCCGTCAAGAACGCGCGTGAGATGGCCCTGCTGCCGTACTCGAGCTCCGCTCGCTGA
- a CDS encoding single-stranded DNA-binding protein translates to MAAGDTVITIIGNLTQDPELRFTPSGAAVANFTVASTPRQFDRQTNEWKDGETLFMRCSVWRDAAENVAESLTRGSRVIVSGRLKSRSFETKEGEKRTVVELDVDEVGPSLRYATAKVAKTQRGGGNFGGGQGGGNFGGGQGGGQGGGNFGGGGQGGGQGGNFGGGAPQEDPWATSAPSGNNNGGGQGGWSTGPSYDEPPF, encoded by the coding sequence ATGGCCGCCGGCGACACCGTCATCACCATCATCGGCAACCTCACTCAAGACCCGGAGCTGCGTTTCACGCCGTCCGGTGCAGCTGTCGCGAACTTCACCGTGGCCTCGACGCCGCGCCAGTTCGACCGACAGACCAATGAGTGGAAGGACGGCGAAACGCTGTTCATGCGGTGCTCGGTGTGGCGTGACGCCGCCGAGAACGTCGCGGAGTCGCTGACCCGCGGTTCCCGGGTCATCGTGTCGGGCCGTCTGAAGTCTCGTTCGTTCGAGACCAAGGAAGGCGAGAAGCGTACCGTCGTCGAACTCGACGTCGACGAGGTCGGTCCGTCGTTGCGTTACGCCACCGCGAAGGTCGCCAAGACCCAGCGTGGCGGCGGCAACTTCGGTGGCGGCCAGGGCGGCGGAAACTTCGGCGGTGGCCAGGGCGGTGGCCAGGGCGGCGGCAACTTCGGTGGCGGCGGTCAGGGCGGTGGCCAGGGTGGCAACTTCGGCGGCGGAGCGCCGCAGGAAGACCCGTGGGCGACCAGCGCACCGTCCGGCAACAACAACGGCGGCGGTCAGGGCGGCTGGAGCACCGGCCCGTCCTACGACGAGCCCCCGTTCTGA
- the rpsF gene encoding 30S ribosomal protein S6 — protein sequence MRQYELMIILDPELDERTVQPSLDKWLAVVTKDGGTVDNVDLWGRRRLAYDIKKQSEGIYAVVNMTAESATAKELDRQLGLNESVLRTKLLRADA from the coding sequence ATGCGTCAGTACGAACTCATGATCATCCTCGACCCCGAGCTTGACGAGCGCACCGTTCAGCCGTCGCTGGACAAGTGGCTTGCAGTCGTGACCAAGGATGGTGGCACCGTCGACAACGTCGACCTGTGGGGCCGCCGTCGCCTGGCCTACGACATCAAGAAGCAGTCCGAGGGCATCTACGCCGTGGTCAACATGACCGCGGAGTCGGCAACCGCCAAGGAGCTTGACCGTCAGCTCGGACTCAACGAGTCCGTTCTGCGTACCAAGCTGCTGCGCGCCGACGCCTGA
- a CDS encoding glycosyltransferase 87 family protein, whose amino-acid sequence MTPSSPEDNLRLTVPSRGEQVAGWATQVIGGPTGRYAAVGRRGISYAVTVLSALASVMVALGVGQKTYCVKNGWSAPDSLWRSCYSDVAVGLNVDGGPWAKGGPGENQPVLTAILHWVLRKVVPSGSGLPVQQYYFAICAVVVALLVAATVIATAHLLRGTPWLAAHVALSPVLITASLISLEMFGVALATFGFLFWVRERPALAGIALGAATMARSYPLVIVAAIALVALRDRRSEALARMLGAGTVTAVACLAVAYLAGGDPFTVYRNWNAAGPGYGSPWFLLTLLKVDVDPSAATWLAVFGWLLALLVGAYLVRRPAHLTPLAPLALTMLVIVCVTGKSFPVQQALWILPFLALTAFRWREHLVWAGVEIVTFVITMLFIATRTGGVKGVAWQTYLIFVVTRLVAWVSVAWISWESAEKLQDHHDPESAAEADRQLVADLAHGNFSTGGDDSEIVGGPA is encoded by the coding sequence GTGACCCCCAGCAGCCCCGAGGACAACCTCCGGCTCACCGTGCCGAGCCGCGGCGAGCAGGTGGCCGGCTGGGCGACCCAGGTGATCGGCGGCCCGACCGGCCGGTACGCCGCGGTCGGACGACGCGGCATCTCCTACGCGGTGACGGTGCTGAGTGCGCTGGCATCGGTGATGGTCGCCCTCGGTGTCGGGCAGAAGACCTACTGCGTCAAGAACGGTTGGTCGGCGCCCGATTCGCTGTGGCGCTCCTGCTACTCCGACGTCGCCGTCGGTCTCAACGTCGACGGCGGACCCTGGGCCAAGGGTGGACCGGGGGAGAACCAACCGGTGCTCACCGCGATCCTGCACTGGGTGTTGCGCAAGGTGGTGCCGAGCGGATCGGGCCTTCCCGTGCAGCAGTACTACTTCGCCATCTGCGCAGTGGTCGTCGCGCTGCTCGTCGCTGCGACGGTCATCGCGACCGCCCACCTGCTGCGCGGCACCCCGTGGCTGGCGGCCCACGTCGCCCTCAGCCCGGTGCTCATCACCGCATCGCTGATCTCCCTGGAGATGTTCGGTGTCGCGCTCGCGACCTTCGGGTTCCTGTTCTGGGTGCGTGAACGGCCCGCGCTGGCCGGCATCGCGCTCGGCGCCGCGACGATGGCGCGCTCCTACCCGCTGGTCATCGTCGCGGCGATCGCCCTGGTCGCCCTGCGCGACCGTCGCAGCGAGGCGCTGGCCCGGATGCTGGGCGCCGGCACGGTCACCGCCGTCGCCTGCCTCGCGGTCGCCTACCTGGCCGGCGGCGACCCGTTCACCGTCTACCGCAACTGGAACGCCGCGGGTCCGGGCTACGGCTCGCCGTGGTTCCTGCTCACCCTGCTCAAGGTCGACGTCGACCCGTCCGCGGCCACCTGGCTGGCGGTCTTCGGCTGGTTGCTCGCGCTGCTCGTGGGCGCCTACCTGGTGCGGCGTCCGGCTCATCTGACACCGCTCGCGCCGCTGGCGCTGACGATGCTGGTCATCGTGTGCGTCACCGGCAAGTCGTTCCCGGTGCAGCAGGCGCTGTGGATCCTGCCCTTCCTGGCGCTCACCGCGTTCCGGTGGCGCGAGCACCTCGTGTGGGCCGGCGTCGAGATCGTCACCTTCGTCATCACGATGCTGTTCATCGCGACCCGCACCGGCGGCGTCAAGGGTGTGGCGTGGCAGACCTACCTGATCTTCGTGGTCACCCGACTCGTCGCCTGGGTGTCGGTGGCATGGATTAGTTGGGAGAGCGCCGAGAAGTTGCAGGACCACCACGATCCCGAATCGGCCGCCGAGGCCGACCGGCAACTCGTGGCCGATCTGGCCCACGGCAATTTCTCCACAGGCGGCGACGATTCGGAGATTGTCGGCGGCCCGGCCTAG